The following are from one region of the Mangifera indica cultivar Alphonso chromosome 14, CATAS_Mindica_2.1, whole genome shotgun sequence genome:
- the LOC123195738 gene encoding tetrapyrrole-binding protein, chloroplastic-like, giving the protein MATNSLHSLLLNRHHNHLNHHLPDSPTSSTASIFLKPSSTTTSLSSSTTLPTTSSFSLSPPTSSSYTSPTSSSQPISFGLLELEQLLSAQNFRQADEETRRLLIVLAGESAQKRGYVFFSEVQFISPADLKAIDDLWRQYSYNKFGYSVQKKIWQKVNKDFTRFFLKVGWMKKLDTEVEQYNYRAFPNEFTWELTKETPEGHLPLTNALRGTQLLNSILSHPAFEGVEEEEVNNGNSDGEKISENKNGTVKDGSKVIGQAVFKPDYSF; this is encoded by the coding sequence ATGGCCACCAATTCCCTCCACTCTCTCCTTCTCAACCGCCACCACAACCACCTTAACCACCACCTTCCCGACTCCCCCACCAGCTCCACCGCCTCCATCTTCCTCAAACCCTCTTCCACCACCACCTCCCTCTCCTCCTCCACTACCTTACCAACCACCTCAAGTTTTTCCCTTTCCCCCCCAACTTCCTCTTCCTACACGTCTCCCACCTCCTCCTCTCAACCCATTTCCTTCGGCCTCCTCGAGCTCGAGCAACTTCTCTCCGCCCAAAACTTCCGCCAAGCCGACGAGGAAACCCGCCGCCTCCTCATCGTCCTGGCCGGAGAATCCGCCCAGAAAAGAGGCTACGTCTTCTTCTCAGAAGTCCAGTTCATTTCACCGGCAGACCTCAAAGCCATTGACGACCTCTGGCGACAATACAGCTACAACAAGTTCGGCTACTCCGTTCAGAAAAAGATATGGCAAAAGGTAAACAAAGACTTCACGAGATTCTTCCTAAAAGTTGGGTGGATGAAGAAGCTCGACACAGAAGTTGAGCAATACAATTACAGGGCGTTTCCGAACGAGTTCACGTGGGAACTGACGAAGGAGACGCCTGAAGGGCATTTGCCACTAACGAATGCGTTGAGAGGGACCCAGTTGCTGAACAGTATTCTGAGCCATCCAGCGTTTGAaggagttgaagaagaagaagtaaatAATGGCAATTCTGATGGGGAGAAAATTAGTGAAAATAAAAACGGGACGGTCAAAGATGGGTCAAAGGTTATTGGGCAGGCTGTTTTTAAACCAGATTATAGCTTTTGA